In Acidimicrobiia bacterium, the following are encoded in one genomic region:
- a CDS encoding uracil-DNA glycosylase — MSAAGDLDALAREISECRACPRLVEWREAVAAEPRASFRGERYWGRPVPGFGDPRSRVLIAGLAPAAHGGNRTGRVFTGDRSGDFLFASLHRIGFANQPTSTALDDGLRLRDAFVAAAVRCAPPANKPTPAERDQCRPYLVRELQLLTHLRVIVALGSFAYEALWTALRAAGYALPSPRPKFGHAREVDLDGLVVIGCYHPSQQNTFTGRLTPEMLDAVFARARALAVT, encoded by the coding sequence ATGTCGGCGGCCGGTGATCTCGACGCACTGGCGCGTGAGATCAGCGAGTGCCGCGCGTGCCCGCGACTCGTCGAGTGGCGCGAAGCCGTCGCGGCCGAGCCGCGTGCGTCGTTCCGGGGCGAGCGCTACTGGGGTCGACCCGTGCCGGGATTCGGCGACCCGCGCTCGCGAGTGCTGATCGCGGGCCTGGCACCGGCCGCGCACGGGGGCAACCGCACGGGCCGCGTGTTCACGGGCGATCGCTCGGGCGACTTCCTGTTCGCGTCGCTGCATCGCATCGGGTTCGCGAACCAGCCGACGTCGACCGCGCTCGACGACGGCCTGCGATTGCGCGACGCGTTCGTCGCCGCCGCGGTGCGCTGCGCGCCACCCGCGAACAAGCCGACGCCCGCGGAGCGCGACCAGTGCCGTCCGTATCTCGTGCGCGAGCTCCAGCTGCTCACGCACCTGCGCGTGATCGTCGCGCTCGGTTCGTTCGCGTACGAAGCGCTGTGGACCGCGTTGCGCGCGGCGGGGTACGCGCTGCCGTCGCCGCGGCCGAAGTTCGGCCACGCGCGCGAGGTCGATCTCGACGGGCTGGTCGTGATCGGCTGCTACCACCCGAGCCAGCAGAACACCTTCACTGGCAGGCTGACACCCGAGATGCTCGACGCGGTGTTCGCGCGCGCGCGAGCGCTTGCCGTTACTTGA
- a CDS encoding sulfite exporter TauE/SafE family protein, translating to MSAWLQVVLTLILGVVTGMLSAMFGLGGAVVSTPGIRALGATPLQGVGSTLPSTFPSALIGTWRYQREGFVTWRAVAWISSFGVPAAVVGSLATGAIPGKGHLQMIATAALVGLTAYRMSKVPAPKPAPVGAPAVEPQADVLGTWATWWKYALIGTGAGMLSGLLGVGGGILMVPAFQGWLRMGLKETIATSLACVGLFAIPGTITHTLKHHIDWTFAVPLCIGVIPGARIGARFAIQAADRSLRRITGLVLGSISIVYAIVEIVAVVK from the coding sequence GTGAGCGCATGGTTGCAAGTCGTGCTGACGCTGATCCTCGGCGTCGTGACCGGAATGCTCTCTGCGATGTTCGGCCTCGGCGGCGCGGTCGTGTCGACACCCGGCATCCGCGCGTTGGGTGCGACGCCTCTGCAAGGAGTCGGCTCGACACTGCCGTCGACGTTTCCGTCCGCGCTCATCGGAACGTGGCGCTACCAACGCGAAGGATTCGTGACGTGGCGCGCGGTCGCGTGGATCTCGAGCTTCGGCGTGCCCGCGGCCGTCGTCGGCTCACTCGCGACGGGCGCGATCCCGGGCAAGGGTCACCTCCAGATGATCGCGACCGCGGCGCTCGTCGGGCTGACCGCGTACCGAATGTCGAAGGTCCCGGCGCCGAAGCCCGCGCCGGTCGGCGCGCCGGCGGTCGAGCCCCAAGCCGACGTGCTCGGAACGTGGGCGACATGGTGGAAGTACGCGCTCATCGGAACCGGCGCGGGAATGCTCTCCGGTCTGCTCGGCGTCGGCGGCGGAATCCTCATGGTCCCGGCGTTCCAGGGCTGGCTGCGCATGGGTTTGAAGGAGACGATCGCGACGTCGCTCGCGTGCGTCGGGCTCTTCGCGATCCCGGGCACGATCACGCACACGCTGAAGCACCACATCGACTGGACCTTCGCGGTGCCGCTCTGCATCGGCGTCATTCCCGGCGCGCGCATCGGCGCGCGCTTCGCGATCCAGGCGGCCGACCGCTCGCTGCGACGGATCACCGGCTTGGTGCTCGGCTCGATCTCGATCGTGTACGCGATCGTCGAGATCGTCGCGGTCGTCAAGTAA
- a CDS encoding glycerophosphodiester phosphodiesterase: protein MIRRPLVLGHRGASRQAAENTVDAFTRARELGADGVELDVRRTRDGVLVVSHDPMVAGAGVLVEHSFAELRATAPSVPTLAEAFDALEGLVVNVEIKGFPTEPDADPERIVARGVVELVDARDLRERVIVSSFELDCVDAVHGLDPRITTAWLTMSLPTATSLPIAVERGHTWVHPDRETMRGAAAEATMRAAVSLGRRIDVWTVDDPDEMRALAAAGVDAIITNVPDVALAVLG from the coding sequence GTGATCCGTCGCCCGCTCGTGCTCGGCCACCGCGGGGCTTCACGGCAGGCAGCGGAGAACACGGTCGACGCGTTCACACGGGCGCGCGAGCTGGGCGCCGATGGTGTCGAGCTCGACGTGAGACGCACGCGCGACGGCGTGCTGGTCGTCAGCCACGATCCGATGGTCGCGGGTGCGGGCGTGCTCGTCGAGCACTCGTTCGCCGAGCTGCGGGCGACTGCGCCGTCGGTCCCGACGCTCGCCGAGGCGTTCGACGCGCTCGAAGGGCTCGTGGTGAACGTGGAGATCAAGGGTTTCCCAACGGAACCCGACGCCGATCCCGAGCGCATCGTCGCGCGCGGCGTCGTCGAGCTGGTCGACGCGCGTGACCTGCGCGAGCGCGTGATCGTGTCGTCGTTCGAGCTCGACTGCGTCGACGCCGTGCACGGGCTCGATCCTCGCATCACGACCGCGTGGCTCACGATGAGCTTGCCGACGGCGACGTCGCTGCCCATCGCGGTCGAGCGCGGTCACACGTGGGTGCATCCCGACCGCGAGACGATGCGCGGCGCCGCGGCCGAGGCCACGATGCGCGCAGCCGTGTCGCTCGGCCGTCGCATCGACGTGTGGACGGTGGACGATCCCGACGAGATGCGCGCGCTCGCGGCCGCCGGTGTCGACGCGATCATCACGAACGTGCCCGACGTCGCGCTTGCGGTGTTGGGCTAG
- the dapA gene encoding 4-hydroxy-tetrahydrodipicolinate synthase, translating to MAGDLDLRGVWIPLITPFAADGSVDIDAIERLCTEYLDAGVTGIVALGTTGEPTALDAAEKQAVVDTCARVCSQRGAPLIIGTGTNSTAATIGATQAIAGTPALAAALVVVPYYVRPSEAGIVEHFKAVAAASSVPIVVYNIPYRTGRALGSAALLELAATDNVVGLKQSVGALDVDTLTVIRDAPRGFHVLSGEDSILYPMVLMGAYGGISAPAHVCTARFVEMVECALAGKLDDGRAHAEALLPVVQAGFVEPNPAVWKGVLHAQGKIASPALRLPMTAAAPATIDACLAAIAASSAESSGRAR from the coding sequence GTGGCCGGTGATCTCGATCTCCGCGGTGTGTGGATTCCGCTGATCACACCCTTCGCCGCCGACGGTTCCGTCGACATCGACGCGATCGAGCGCCTCTGCACCGAGTACCTCGACGCGGGCGTCACCGGCATCGTCGCGCTCGGCACGACCGGTGAGCCGACGGCACTCGACGCCGCGGAGAAGCAAGCCGTCGTCGACACGTGCGCGCGCGTCTGCTCGCAGCGCGGCGCGCCGCTCATCATCGGCACCGGAACGAACAGCACCGCGGCGACGATCGGTGCGACGCAGGCGATCGCAGGCACTCCGGCGCTCGCCGCCGCGTTGGTCGTCGTGCCGTATTACGTGCGGCCGTCGGAGGCCGGGATCGTCGAGCACTTCAAGGCGGTCGCGGCCGCGAGCTCCGTACCGATCGTCGTCTACAACATCCCGTACCGCACCGGTCGCGCGCTCGGCAGCGCGGCGTTGCTCGAGCTCGCCGCGACGGACAACGTCGTCGGCCTCAAGCAGTCGGTCGGCGCGCTCGACGTCGACACGCTCACGGTGATCCGTGACGCGCCGCGCGGTTTCCATGTGCTCAGCGGCGAAGACTCGATCCTGTACCCGATGGTGTTGATGGGCGCGTACGGCGGGATCAGCGCGCCCGCGCACGTGTGTACCGCGCGCTTCGTCGAGATGGTCGAGTGCGCGCTCGCGGGCAAGCTCGACGACGGGCGCGCGCACGCGGAGGCGCTCCTTCCGGTCGTGCAGGCCGGGTTCGTCGAGCCGAATCCCGCGGTGTGGAAGGGCGTGCTCCACGCGCAGGGGAAGATCGCGTCGCCCGCGCTGCGGCTGCCGATGACCGCGGCGGCGCCGGCCACGATCGACGCGTGCCTCGCCGCGATCGCGGCTTCATCCGCTGAGTCTTCTGGTCGCGCTCGCTGA
- a CDS encoding WhiB family transcriptional regulator, with amino-acid sequence MALTWIRTHDWDEDDWRVDASCRDSNPDLFFPIGTTGLALDQIDAAKDVCQSCPVTERCLEFALATNQEAGVWGATTEEERRKLRKSWLADQRRVG; translated from the coding sequence GTGGCACTGACCTGGATCCGGACGCACGACTGGGACGAAGACGACTGGCGGGTCGACGCTTCGTGTCGCGACTCGAACCCCGATCTCTTCTTCCCGATCGGCACGACCGGCCTCGCCCTCGACCAGATCGACGCGGCGAAAGACGTCTGCCAGTCCTGCCCAGTGACCGAGCGCTGCCTCGAGTTCGCGCTCGCGACGAACCAGGAAGCGGGCGTCTGGGGTGCGACGACCGAGGAGGAGCGCCGCAAGCTCCGCAAGAGCTGGCTCGCCGACCAGAGACGAGTCGGCTGA
- a CDS encoding diacylglycerol kinase family protein, protein MRVALLVNATASKVTATDRDAVRAVLAREHTVELLPTQRPQHATTLAREAADRGFDIVAVLAGDGTLNEAANGLAGTDAALAPLPGGSTNVYARTLGVSLTPTVAAERLLGSLRRGSRLRIGLGVANDRHFLFHCGIGFDAAVIKRVERRRPLKRYFAHPLYVAAALDTWFRHYDRRRQRFDVRLPTGETVTDAGFAIVSKTSPYTYLGRRGLVVAPEAGLDTPLSVNAFQAMDPVTLLAGAGSAMLGGHYLARRPGVVHRSGLTQLEITATRPFPWQVDGDYVAIATRLELGYAPDVLELVLP, encoded by the coding sequence GTGCGGGTTGCCCTTCTCGTGAACGCCACCGCGTCCAAGGTCACCGCGACCGATCGCGACGCGGTGCGCGCGGTGCTCGCGCGTGAGCACACGGTGGAGCTGCTGCCGACGCAGCGACCGCAGCACGCGACCACGCTCGCGCGCGAGGCCGCCGATCGCGGCTTCGACATCGTCGCGGTGCTCGCGGGCGACGGCACGCTCAACGAGGCCGCGAACGGTCTCGCGGGAACCGACGCCGCGCTCGCGCCGCTGCCCGGTGGCTCGACGAACGTGTACGCGCGCACGCTCGGCGTCTCGCTCACGCCGACGGTCGCGGCCGAGCGCCTGCTCGGGTCGCTGCGGCGCGGCTCGCGGCTGCGCATCGGGCTCGGCGTCGCCAACGACCGGCACTTCCTCTTCCACTGCGGCATCGGCTTCGACGCCGCGGTCATCAAACGGGTCGAGCGGCGGCGCCCGCTCAAGCGCTACTTCGCACACCCGCTCTACGTCGCCGCCGCGCTCGACACCTGGTTCCGTCACTACGACCGCCGGCGGCAGCGCTTCGACGTGCGCCTCCCCACCGGCGAGACCGTCACCGACGCGGGCTTCGCGATCGTCTCGAAGACGAGCCCGTACACCTATCTCGGTCGGCGCGGACTCGTGGTCGCACCGGAAGCCGGCCTCGACACACCGCTCTCGGTGAACGCCTTCCAGGCGATGGACCCCGTGACGCTGCTCGCTGGTGCGGGCTCGGCGATGCTCGGCGGCCACTACCTCGCGCGCCGGCCGGGCGTCGTGCACCGCTCGGGGCTCACGCAGCTCGAGATCACCGCGACCCGTCCGTTCCCCTGGCAGGTCGACGGCGACTACGTCGCGATCGCGACCCGGCTCGAGCTCGGCTACGCGCCCGACGTGCTCGAGCTCGTCCTTCCCTAG
- a CDS encoding sensor histidine kinase — protein MTLLPIALSRTELNAKQLDHVLRLAGTWRPLADLSFSDLLLLAPIAEEAGHRFVVLAQVRPTTGQTIYPTDMVGTIVDEVERPLLMRSLRTGEIVENDTPAIGTKERVRVQCIPVRCDEEIVALVTRDLSMTSSRRPGELERTYQETFERFARMISQGSFPFAREEIELETSPRVGDGVIIIDDETRVKFASPNAVSSMHRMGIHAYANGQLLREVGFDDAAPHAALNASLPVTEELERGDVSVLLRVLPMLESGRPIGAIMMIRDVTDLRRRDRMLLSKDATIREIHHRVKNNLQTIASLLRLQARRLGSPEARGALAESERRIRSIAIVHETLSRDAGDVVHVGEILRPLVRVVEESVASPDRTIHFNVEGDAGDLPGEVATPLAVVLNELMQNAVDHAFPDRHEGQVTVRLARSEDHVLVDVVDDGVGLPPGFSLDGSRGLGLSIVHALVTGELDGAIEMRDGDGTTVHVQVPIAMPRVEL, from the coding sequence GTGACCCTGCTGCCGATCGCGCTGAGCCGAACCGAGCTGAACGCCAAGCAGCTCGACCACGTGCTGCGGCTCGCGGGCACATGGCGGCCGCTCGCCGACCTCTCGTTCTCGGATCTGTTGCTGCTCGCGCCGATCGCGGAGGAAGCCGGGCACCGTTTCGTCGTGCTCGCGCAGGTACGGCCGACGACCGGTCAGACGATCTACCCGACCGACATGGTCGGCACGATCGTCGACGAGGTCGAGCGCCCGTTGCTCATGCGCTCGCTGCGCACCGGCGAGATCGTCGAGAACGACACGCCCGCGATCGGCACGAAAGAGCGTGTGCGCGTGCAATGCATCCCGGTGCGCTGCGACGAGGAGATCGTCGCGCTCGTCACGCGCGATCTCTCGATGACGTCGTCGCGGCGACCGGGCGAGCTCGAGCGCACGTACCAGGAGACCTTCGAGCGTTTCGCCCGCATGATCTCGCAGGGTTCGTTCCCGTTCGCGCGCGAGGAGATCGAGCTCGAGACGTCGCCGCGCGTCGGTGACGGCGTGATCATCATCGACGACGAGACGCGCGTGAAGTTCGCGAGTCCGAACGCGGTCAGCTCGATGCACCGGATGGGCATCCACGCGTACGCGAACGGTCAGCTGCTGCGCGAGGTCGGCTTCGACGACGCCGCGCCGCACGCGGCGTTGAACGCGAGCCTGCCCGTGACCGAGGAGCTCGAACGCGGCGACGTGTCGGTGCTGCTGCGCGTGCTGCCGATGCTCGAATCGGGTCGTCCGATCGGCGCCATCATGATGATCCGCGACGTCACCGACCTGCGCCGGCGTGATCGCATGCTCCTCTCGAAGGATGCGACGATCCGCGAGATCCACCACCGCGTGAAGAACAACCTCCAGACGATCGCATCGCTGCTGCGGCTCCAGGCGCGCCGGTTGGGATCACCGGAGGCGCGCGGCGCGCTCGCGGAGTCGGAGCGCCGCATCCGTTCGATCGCGATCGTGCACGAGACGCTGTCGCGCGATGCCGGCGACGTCGTGCACGTCGGCGAGATCCTCCGGCCGCTCGTACGCGTCGTCGAGGAGAGCGTCGCGTCGCCCGACCGCACGATCCACTTCAACGTCGAGGGTGACGCGGGCGACCTGCCCGGCGAGGTCGCGACGCCGCTCGCCGTCGTGCTCAACGAGCTGATGCAGAACGCGGTCGACCACGCGTTTCCCGACCGGCACGAAGGTCAGGTCACCGTGCGGCTCGCCCGCTCGGAGGACCACGTGCTCGTCGACGTCGTCGACGACGGCGTCGGCTTGCCGCCCGGCTTCTCGCTCGACGGCTCACGCGGCCTCGGCCTGTCGATCGTGCACGCGCTCGTGACCGGTGAGCTCGACGGCGCGATCGAGATGCGCGACGGCGACGGCACGACCGTGCACGTCCAGGTGCCGATCGCGATGCCGCGCGTCGAACTCTGA
- a CDS encoding sulfotransferase domain-containing protein, which translates to MRGTHGRRPVAAYFGHHKCGSRWIAEVVEQVCDESGLSNWSTADAGPFADGTVATWAERERIDVVSFTNAHPHFLPAVGQLRGFHVVRDPRDICVSAYYSHRHSHSTEVWPQLAPVRTRLGEIGVDEGLAFELEFLAPVFESMEAWDYTRPDVLELRFEDLVADDVGGLTRAIEFIGLGPGGGRALDGPSALHVVAQKVRRRLGLAASTRRLKRERLASIIGAHSFAAKAGGRRRGDVDEQSHYRSGTPGDWRTHFTAEHVTQFKTAYPTLLARLGYAEDW; encoded by the coding sequence GTGCGGGGGACACATGGGCGACGGCCCGTTGCGGCCTACTTCGGTCATCACAAGTGCGGCAGCCGCTGGATCGCCGAGGTCGTCGAGCAGGTCTGCGACGAGTCGGGGCTCTCGAACTGGAGCACCGCGGACGCCGGACCCTTTGCCGACGGCACGGTCGCGACCTGGGCCGAACGGGAGCGCATCGACGTCGTGTCGTTCACGAACGCGCACCCGCACTTCCTCCCGGCGGTGGGGCAGCTGCGCGGCTTTCACGTCGTGCGCGACCCACGCGACATCTGCGTCTCCGCGTACTACTCGCACCGGCACTCGCACTCGACCGAGGTGTGGCCGCAACTCGCGCCGGTACGGACACGGCTCGGTGAGATCGGCGTCGACGAAGGTCTCGCGTTCGAGCTCGAGTTCCTCGCGCCCGTCTTCGAGTCGATGGAAGCGTGGGACTACACGCGCCCCGACGTCCTCGAGCTGCGATTCGAGGATCTCGTCGCCGACGACGTCGGGGGTCTCACGCGCGCCATCGAGTTCATCGGCCTCGGTCCGGGCGGCGGACGCGCGCTCGACGGCCCGTCAGCCCTGCACGTCGTCGCGCAGAAGGTGCGGCGCCGGCTCGGCCTGGCTGCGTCGACCCGCCGCCTGAAGCGCGAGCGCCTCGCTTCGATCATCGGCGCGCACTCGTTCGCGGCGAAGGCCGGTGGGCGTCGGCGCGGTGACGTCGACGAGCAGAGCCACTACCGCTCGGGCACGCCCGGCGACTGGCGCACCCATTTCACCGCCGAGCACGTCACGCAGTTCAAGACCGCGTACCCGACGCTCCTCGCCCGCCTCGGCTACGCCGAGGACTGGTAG
- a CDS encoding ArsA-related P-loop ATPase, whose product MSPTANASSAASASSASSGNGLEQLLAAKEIVVFCGSGGVGKTSVAAACALGAVCRLGGKVLVLTIDPARRLATALGLDGVGNLARRVPADVLKAAGVEARGELWAAMLDTKQSWDELVLRHAPDDETAYRILDNRLYHNITARFVQSHDYIAMERLYELHQSGEYDLIVIDTPPTRNAADFLEAPKRMADFFGGRLLRWLTLPYRVGGKRGSRVINVASRPFYQVADRILGSKFLEDIAEFFLNFQSMYAGFSERARAVEKLLHDRRTTFAVVTTLEAAPLHEAEHFRDLLDAGKFHLGALVLNRTLPDSLLSSEGARTAARFTDDAPAVAADLARAIGDEHPVVADEARTARVLRTVGSSFQNFSLVAKREAELRVELTGRPEVVARVPSFDDEITDLSGLARIGRALFGDDA is encoded by the coding sequence GTGAGCCCGACCGCAAACGCGTCGAGCGCGGCGAGCGCGTCGAGCGCGTCGTCGGGCAACGGCCTCGAACAGCTGCTCGCAGCGAAGGAGATCGTCGTCTTCTGCGGCTCGGGCGGCGTGGGCAAGACGTCGGTCGCGGCCGCGTGCGCGCTCGGCGCGGTGTGCCGGCTCGGCGGCAAGGTGCTCGTGCTCACGATCGATCCCGCGCGCCGGCTCGCGACCGCGTTGGGTCTCGACGGCGTCGGCAACCTCGCGCGCCGTGTTCCGGCCGACGTCTTGAAGGCCGCCGGGGTCGAGGCGCGCGGCGAGCTGTGGGCCGCGATGCTCGACACCAAGCAGAGCTGGGACGAGCTCGTGCTGCGCCACGCGCCCGACGACGAGACCGCGTACCGCATCCTCGACAACCGCCTGTACCACAACATCACCGCGCGCTTCGTGCAGAGCCACGACTACATCGCGATGGAACGGCTCTACGAGCTGCACCAGAGCGGCGAGTACGACCTCATCGTCATCGACACCCCGCCGACGCGCAACGCGGCCGACTTCCTCGAAGCGCCGAAGCGGATGGCCGACTTCTTCGGTGGTCGGTTGCTGCGCTGGCTCACGTTGCCGTATCGCGTCGGTGGCAAGCGCGGCAGCCGCGTCATCAACGTCGCGAGCCGGCCGTTCTATCAAGTCGCCGACCGCATCCTCGGCAGCAAGTTCCTCGAGGACATCGCCGAGTTCTTCCTCAACTTCCAGTCGATGTACGCGGGGTTCAGTGAGCGTGCGCGGGCGGTCGAGAAGCTGCTGCACGATCGGCGCACGACGTTCGCAGTCGTGACGACGCTCGAAGCGGCACCGCTGCACGAAGCCGAGCACTTCCGAGACCTGCTCGACGCGGGCAAGTTCCACCTCGGCGCGCTCGTGCTGAATCGCACGCTTCCCGATTCGCTGCTCTCCTCCGAGGGCGCGCGCACGGCCGCCCGCTTCACCGACGACGCGCCCGCGGTCGCGGCCGACCTCGCACGCGCGATCGGCGACGAGCATCCGGTCGTCGCCGACGAGGCGCGTACGGCGCGCGTCCTGCGTACGGTCGGCAGCTCGTTCCAGAACTTCTCGCTCGTCGCAAAGCGCGAAGCGGAGCTGCGCGTCGAGCTCACGGGTCGGCCGGAGGTCGTCGCACGCGTGCCGTCGTTCGACGACGAGATCACCGACCTTTCCGGGCTCGCGCGCATCGGTCGCGCACTGTTCGGAGACGACGCGTGA